A stretch of the uncultured Cohaesibacter sp. genome encodes the following:
- a CDS encoding VOC family protein, with translation MSDALHFPKMRVARSCRDFEAIKAFYCDGLGFDLLGSFVGHNGFDGLIIGHRNAPYHLEFTIEHGVTAPRAPDHEALLVFYLPEREEWLKRVDMMRQAGYEAVPSNNDYWDQVGITFEDPDGYRVVLQNRAWST, from the coding sequence ATGAGCGACGCCCTTCATTTTCCAAAGATGCGTGTGGCTCGATCCTGTCGCGATTTTGAAGCCATCAAGGCTTTTTATTGTGATGGTCTGGGCTTTGATCTGCTTGGCTCCTTTGTGGGTCACAATGGCTTTGATGGCCTTATCATTGGCCATCGCAATGCCCCTTATCATCTCGAATTCACCATCGAGCATGGTGTGACGGCGCCAAGGGCGCCTGATCATGAGGCTTTGCTGGTTTTTTACCTGCCTGAGCGCGAAGAATGGCTGAAACGGGTTGATATGATGCGGCAGGCAGGATATGAAGCCGTCCCATCCAACAATGATTATTGGGATCAGGTCGGGATCACCTTTGAAGATCCGGACGGATACCGTGTTGTTCTGCAAAATCGCGCCTGGAGCACTTGA
- the queA gene encoding tRNA preQ1(34) S-adenosylmethionine ribosyltransferase-isomerase QueA, whose protein sequence is MRVDLFDFDLPNENIALRPHDPRDEAKLLFVPPTGDFESHKVLELPNFLQPGDALVFNDTKVIPAELAGTRVRGDIRAGVHFNLHKREDLSTWRAFARPAKKVQLDDRVEFGPNLSAVITEKGDAGEVVLRFDAEGASLDGAIAEVGHIPLPPYIASKRVEDERDKTDYQTIYAREEGAVAAPTAGLHFTDRLFDALDAKGIERHFVTLHVGAGTFLPVKADDTKDHVMHAEWGEITPDMADRLNAVHARGNKIIAVGTTSLRLLESATDEAGVVQPFCGDTDIFITPGYRFRAIDGLMTNFHLPKSTLFMLVSAIMGQERMQAAYAHAIANGYRFYSYGDSSLLLRA, encoded by the coding sequence ATGCGCGTCGACCTCTTCGACTTTGATCTTCCCAATGAGAATATTGCGCTGCGCCCGCACGATCCGCGCGACGAAGCCAAACTGCTGTTTGTGCCGCCAACCGGTGATTTTGAAAGCCACAAGGTGCTGGAACTGCCCAACTTTTTGCAGCCCGGCGACGCTTTGGTGTTCAATGATACCAAGGTGATCCCGGCGGAGCTGGCTGGCACCCGTGTGCGTGGTGACATTCGCGCGGGGGTACATTTCAATTTGCACAAGCGCGAGGATCTGTCGACTTGGCGCGCCTTTGCGCGTCCGGCGAAGAAGGTGCAGCTTGACGACCGTGTCGAATTTGGTCCCAATCTGTCTGCCGTGATCACCGAGAAGGGGGATGCGGGCGAGGTGGTGTTACGCTTTGATGCGGAAGGCGCGTCGCTTGATGGTGCCATCGCTGAGGTAGGGCATATTCCGCTGCCGCCTTATATCGCGTCCAAACGCGTCGAGGATGAGCGCGACAAGACCGACTATCAGACCATTTATGCCCGCGAAGAGGGCGCCGTTGCAGCACCGACTGCCGGGCTGCATTTTACTGACCGGTTGTTCGATGCTCTGGATGCCAAGGGGATCGAGCGGCATTTTGTCACGCTGCATGTGGGGGCCGGGACCTTTTTGCCGGTCAAGGCGGATGACACAAAAGACCACGTCATGCATGCTGAATGGGGCGAGATCACCCCTGATATGGCCGACAGGCTGAATGCCGTGCATGCCCGCGGCAACAAGATCATCGCGGTTGGGACGACGTCCTTGCGCCTGCTGGAAAGCGCGACGGATGAGGCGGGCGTCGTGCAGCCATTTTGCGGTGACACTGACATTTTCATCACGCCGGGCTATCGCTTCCGGGCGATTGACGGCCTGATGACCAACTTCCATTTGCCAAAATCGACCCTGTTCATGCTGGTTTCCGCCATCATGGGACAGGAGCGGATGCAGGCGGCCTATGCCCATGCCATCGCCAATGGCTATCGCTTTTATTCATACGGGGATTCCTCGTTGCTGCTGCGTGCTTGA
- the tgt gene encoding tRNA guanosine(34) transglycosylase Tgt, producing MNLGQPLPDPRPTDFTFKLLAEDGKARRGEVSMPRGTIRTPAFMPVGTAATVKFMYPGQVRDLGADVILGNTYHLMLRPGAERIDALGGLHKFANWPYPILTDSGGFQVMSLAQLRKMSEEGVEFKSHIDGVKYMMTPERSIEIQCLLGSDIQMQLDECTRLPASEEEIEKAMQLSLRWAERCKVQFGDRPGQAMFGIVQGGDVPRLREESALALKAMDLKGYSIGGLAVGEPQNVMLDMLELTCPLLPENKPRYLMGVGTPDDLIEAVGRGVDMFDCVMPTRAGRHGLAYTRFGKINLKNARHKDDHRPLDPESTCPAARDYSRAYLYHLIKSNEALGSMLLTWNNLAYYQALMQGMRDAIEAGRFADHKAEVKEGWARGDLPVL from the coding sequence ATGAATTTGGGGCAGCCTTTGCCTGACCCGCGTCCAACGGACTTCACCTTCAAGCTGCTGGCCGAGGACGGCAAGGCACGCCGCGGCGAAGTCTCCATGCCGCGCGGTACGATCCGTACGCCTGCCTTCATGCCTGTCGGCACAGCGGCGACGGTGAAATTCATGTATCCTGGACAGGTTCGGGATTTGGGGGCAGATGTCATTCTTGGCAACACCTATCATCTGATGCTGCGGCCCGGTGCCGAGCGGATTGATGCCCTTGGTGGTTTGCACAAATTTGCCAACTGGCCTTATCCGATCCTCACGGATTCGGGCGGCTTTCAGGTTATGTCGCTTGCCCAGCTGCGCAAGATGAGCGAAGAGGGCGTCGAGTTCAAATCCCACATTGATGGTGTCAAATATATGATGACGCCGGAGCGGTCGATTGAAATTCAGTGTTTGCTGGGCTCTGACATCCAGATGCAGCTTGATGAATGCACAAGGTTGCCTGCGAGCGAAGAAGAAATTGAAAAGGCGATGCAGCTGTCCCTGCGCTGGGCAGAGCGCTGCAAGGTCCAGTTTGGCGATCGTCCCGGGCAGGCCATGTTTGGCATTGTGCAGGGGGGCGATGTGCCGCGTCTGCGTGAGGAATCAGCCCTTGCCCTCAAAGCGATGGACCTGAAGGGCTATTCGATTGGCGGTCTGGCGGTTGGCGAGCCACAGAATGTTATGCTCGACATGCTGGAGCTGACCTGTCCGCTCCTGCCTGAGAACAAACCACGCTATCTGATGGGTGTCGGCACGCCGGACGACCTGATCGAGGCTGTGGGGCGTGGGGTTGATATGTTTGACTGTGTCATGCCGACCCGTGCCGGTCGCCATGGTTTGGCCTATACACGCTTTGGCAAGATCAATCTCAAGAATGCCCGTCACAAGGATGATCATCGTCCGCTTGATCCGGAAAGCACCTGTCCTGCGGCGCGCGACTATTCGCGTGCCTATCTCTATCATCTCATCAAGTCCAATGAGGCGCTAGGCTCGATGCTCCTGACCTGGAACAATCTGGCCTATTATCAGGCCTTGATGCAGGGGATGCGCGACGCAATTGAGGCCGGACGCTTCGCCGACCATAAAGCCGAGGTCAAGGAAGGTTGGGCCCGTGGGGATCTGCCCGTTCTTTAA
- a CDS encoding DUF4864 domain-containing protein, with amino-acid sequence MKHNQANAGFADGQTEPASHRSTKAKQDKAAQTPLAIWIRVLVLSALFLIGTIAYSSAPKADDAKTVTANVPQSQTNPDMDASKLLVLTKVDRAAIHFVIKMHIASLNQQRADLFHKTFTQKTQAAFESPDEMLIFFSMRYLPVVFAEDFRFSDISLDGAVPVQHGYLTDKRGKRWRLSYGLQNLGNSDWRIISSAIVYAPGDPA; translated from the coding sequence ATGAAACATAACCAAGCCAACGCCGGTTTTGCCGATGGGCAAACCGAGCCAGCCAGCCATCGATCCACCAAAGCAAAACAGGACAAAGCAGCACAAACACCCCTTGCAATCTGGATCAGAGTCCTCGTCTTATCAGCCCTTTTCCTGATTGGCACCATCGCCTATTCATCAGCGCCCAAGGCAGATGATGCCAAAACCGTCACGGCCAATGTGCCGCAATCTCAGACCAATCCAGACATGGACGCATCGAAATTGCTGGTTTTGACGAAAGTGGATCGTGCAGCCATTCACTTCGTGATCAAGATGCACATTGCCAGCCTCAACCAGCAGCGCGCGGACCTCTTTCACAAGACCTTCACGCAAAAGACTCAGGCCGCCTTTGAGTCTCCCGATGAAATGTTGATCTTCTTTTCGATGCGTTATTTGCCGGTCGTCTTTGCAGAAGATTTTCGCTTTTCCGACATCAGCCTTGATGGAGCTGTGCCCGTCCAACATGGCTATTTGACCGACAAACGCGGCAAACGCTGGCGCTTATCCTATGGCTTGCAAAATCTGGGCAACAGCGATTGGCGGATCATTTCAAGCGCCATTGTCTACGCACCGGGTGATCCCGCGTGA
- a CDS encoding cytochrome c biogenesis protein CcdA, giving the protein MAFDVTYPGALLAGFISFVSPCVLPLVPPYLCYIAGVSMDQLTGAADKQRAASRIILSALAFVLGFTTIFVLLGAGASVIGQYLKLYSGILSYVAGAIIIVMGLHFLGVFRIAFLYREARVNVQRKPTGLIGAYLIGLAFAFGWTPCIGPVLATILAVAGTEESVQQGMLLLTVYSLGLGIPFLLAAAFAGQFLGMMQRFRKHMGTVEKVMGALLVLTGILFVTGQVQNAAFWLQEMLPGLNNLG; this is encoded by the coding sequence ATGGCCTTTGACGTAACCTATCCTGGTGCCCTGTTGGCAGGTTTTATCTCCTTTGTTTCACCTTGTGTGCTGCCGCTCGTGCCGCCCTATCTTTGCTATATTGCCGGAGTGTCGATGGATCAGTTGACCGGCGCCGCCGACAAGCAGCGTGCGGCGAGCCGGATCATTTTGTCCGCTCTCGCCTTTGTGCTTGGATTTACAACAATTTTCGTGCTTCTGGGGGCCGGGGCATCGGTCATTGGTCAATATCTCAAACTCTATTCCGGCATTCTGTCCTATGTGGCCGGGGCAATCATCATCGTGATGGGATTGCATTTTCTCGGTGTTTTCCGGATTGCCTTTCTTTATCGAGAGGCGCGGGTCAATGTGCAGCGAAAACCCACGGGGCTTATCGGGGCCTATTTGATCGGTCTTGCCTTTGCCTTTGGCTGGACCCCGTGCATCGGACCTGTCCTGGCGACCATTCTCGCGGTTGCTGGCACAGAAGAAAGCGTGCAACAGGGGATGCTGCTGCTGACCGTCTACAGCCTCGGTCTGGGGATTCCGTTTCTGCTGGCAGCTGCCTTTGCCGGGCAGTTTCTTGGCATGATGCAGCGCTTCAGGAAGCATATGGGGACGGTTGAAAAGGTTATGGGGGCTTTGCTGGTTCTGACCGGCATACTGTTCGTTACCGGTCAGGTGCAGAATGCGGCTTTCTGGCTTCAGGAAATGCTCCCCGGCCTCAATAATCTCGGCTAA
- a CDS encoding DMT family transporter: protein MSPHLLAYLLLAASPFFLSSNIIIGSIAVRTIEPFTLTFFRWGLAFLIILPMAWRAMANHRHLLLQQWKLISLNAFLAMGLCGTGVYWALKNTSATNGTLIYTASPVIIVLMEWLFRGRPISLREILGIIAAICGILFIIFKGSLTAMLAIEFNSGDLLFVLAATSWAIYSVLSKNEALHPVPTVGMFAIVALIGALIQVPFMIWELSGTGTFPTTQDQWASLLGLAFISSVLAFISYQFGIKTLGPATAGIFMYFMPPVGVLLAVVFLGEHFQPFHMVGLVLVLSGVILATFPARQLFRKPQRI from the coding sequence TTGTCCCCGCATCTTCTTGCCTATTTGCTGCTCGCAGCCAGCCCCTTTTTCCTTTCCTCCAACATCATCATCGGCTCGATTGCGGTACGCACGATCGAACCCTTCACCCTGACATTCTTTCGCTGGGGGTTGGCTTTTCTGATCATCTTGCCAATGGCATGGCGGGCGATGGCCAATCACCGACATCTTCTGTTGCAACAATGGAAACTGATTTCGCTGAATGCATTTCTGGCGATGGGGCTATGCGGCACTGGGGTCTATTGGGCATTGAAAAACACATCAGCCACCAACGGAACCCTGATTTATACCGCCTCGCCAGTGATCATTGTTCTAATGGAGTGGCTGTTTCGAGGTCGACCCATCAGCCTGCGTGAGATCCTCGGCATCATCGCAGCGATCTGCGGCATTCTGTTCATCATTTTCAAAGGCAGCCTGACAGCGATGCTGGCAATCGAATTCAACAGCGGCGATCTGCTGTTTGTCTTGGCTGCGACCTCTTGGGCTATCTATTCGGTATTGTCAAAAAATGAGGCTCTGCATCCGGTTCCAACCGTTGGCATGTTCGCCATTGTTGCATTGATTGGCGCATTGATTCAGGTGCCCTTCATGATCTGGGAATTGTCCGGCACTGGCACCTTCCCAACCACGCAGGACCAATGGGCGAGCCTGCTAGGACTGGCCTTCATCTCGTCGGTATTGGCCTTCATCTCCTACCAATTCGGCATCAAGACGCTCGGGCCGGCAACCGCTGGCATTTTCATGTATTTCATGCCCCCGGTCGGGGTCTTGCTCGCGGTGGTTTTTCTCGGCGAGCATTTCCAGCCCTTCCATATGGTCGGACTGGTGCTGGTACTCTCAGGGGTGATCTTGGCGACCTTTCCAGCCAGACAGCTGTTTAGAAAGCCTCAGCGGATCTAG
- the glmU gene encoding bifunctional UDP-N-acetylglucosamine diphosphorylase/glucosamine-1-phosphate N-acetyltransferase GlmU: protein MAERRCQAVILAAGQGTRMKSSKPKVLHEVAGLSMVGHVTKVARDAGVELVSVVVGPDMEAVHKAAEKVHPAVHAHVQTERLGTGHAALAAKEDLLADCDDVIILFGDTPLLRAETILAMRAELAQGNDVVVLGFRTQEPGPYGRLLETDGKLLAIREAKDCSAEELEVCFCNGGIMGFSGKSILSLLESIENNNVQGEYYLTDAVEIANARGLAVTAIEAPEAELQGVNNRAHLAKVEAAFQATARQKAMEEGATLLAPDTVFFSFDTRLGKDVVIEQNVVFAPGVSIADNAHIRAFSHLEGASVAEGCVVGPYARLRPGTELEANVKIGNFVETKKAKIEQGAKVNHLSYIGDARVGSKANIGAGTITCNYDGFNKFHTDIGVGAFIGSNTALVAPAKIGDGAIVGAGSVITSPVNADALAVTRAKAFVKDGWAASFRAKNKKKS, encoded by the coding sequence ATGGCTGAGCGCAGATGTCAGGCTGTCATATTGGCAGCAGGTCAAGGTACCCGCATGAAGTCCAGCAAACCAAAGGTTTTGCATGAAGTGGCGGGTCTGTCGATGGTTGGCCATGTTACCAAGGTGGCGCGCGATGCTGGCGTTGAACTGGTATCGGTGGTGGTTGGCCCGGATATGGAGGCTGTCCACAAGGCTGCGGAGAAGGTACACCCGGCGGTGCATGCCCATGTGCAGACCGAGCGGCTGGGGACCGGTCATGCGGCGCTGGCAGCGAAGGAAGATCTGCTTGCTGACTGCGATGACGTCATAATCCTGTTTGGTGATACGCCACTTTTGCGCGCCGAGACGATTCTGGCGATGCGTGCGGAACTGGCTCAAGGCAATGACGTTGTGGTGCTTGGCTTTCGAACTCAAGAGCCGGGGCCTTACGGTCGTCTGCTTGAAACGGATGGCAAGTTGTTGGCTATCCGCGAAGCCAAGGATTGCAGCGCTGAAGAGTTGGAAGTCTGTTTCTGCAATGGTGGCATTATGGGCTTTTCCGGCAAGTCGATCCTGTCTCTGCTTGAAAGCATCGAGAACAACAATGTACAGGGTGAATATTATCTCACCGACGCGGTGGAGATTGCCAATGCGCGTGGTCTCGCAGTGACCGCGATTGAAGCGCCGGAAGCCGAACTTCAAGGCGTGAATAATCGCGCCCATCTCGCCAAGGTGGAGGCGGCCTTTCAGGCCACTGCCCGACAGAAGGCGATGGAAGAGGGAGCTACCTTGCTAGCGCCCGATACGGTGTTCTTCTCCTTTGATACCAGACTTGGCAAGGATGTGGTGATCGAACAGAATGTGGTCTTTGCTCCCGGTGTCAGCATCGCGGATAATGCGCATATTCGCGCCTTTTCCCATCTGGAAGGGGCAAGCGTGGCCGAAGGCTGTGTTGTTGGCCCTTATGCGCGGTTGCGTCCGGGGACCGAGCTGGAAGCGAATGTCAAAATCGGCAACTTTGTTGAAACAAAGAAAGCGAAAATCGAGCAAGGGGCCAAGGTCAACCACCTTTCCTATATCGGCGATGCCCGGGTCGGCTCGAAAGCCAATATTGGCGCAGGGACCATCACCTGCAACTATGATGGATTCAACAAATTCCATACCGATATCGGCGTTGGTGCCTTCATTGGATCGAACACCGCTCTCGTCGCACCGGCCAAAATTGGCGATGGCGCCATCGTCGGAGCGGGCAGTGTGATCACGTCTCCCGTTAACGCTGATGCCCTTGCGGTGACCCGCGCCAAAGCCTTTGTCAAAGATGGCTGGGCCGCGTCCTTCAGGGCGAAAAACAAAAAGAAGTCATGA
- the glmS gene encoding glutamine--fructose-6-phosphate transaminase (isomerizing): MCGIVGILGNQDVAPLLVDALKRLEYRGYDSAGVATVHKGQLGRRRAAGKLRNLELLLGNNPLAGTIGIGHTRWATHGIPNETNAHPHQAGGVAAVHNGIIENFRELREELTAKGHVFETETDTETVVHLIQDELNNGKVPVDAVSAVLGCLEGAFSLAIIFSGEEDLMIGARRGSPLAVGHGEGQMFLGSDAFALAPFTDEITYLEEGDWVVLSRTTISIFDETNELVERVSTTAQASANIVDKGNYKHFMEKEMHEQPEVIQHTLAHYVDFASGTVRLNGNLPFDFAKLNRIAMSACGTAYYAGVVAKYWFERLARIPVDIDVASEFRYREMPMEEGGLALFISQSGETADTLACLRYCRSQKQHIAAIVNVQESTIARESDAIFPTIAGPEIGVASTKAFTCQLSVLLALAIMAGRARGTISADEEQAYVKALSELPKYIRQALKASDDIEALAHDLTKVKHVLYLGRGTNFPLAMEGALKLKEISYIHAEGYAAGELKHGPIALIDEAMPVVVIAPDDSSYEKTVSNMQEVAARDGRIILITDQAGADKNGLEDCRTIVMPSVPDIIAPIVFALPVQLLAYHTANFMGTDVDQPRNLAKSVTVE, from the coding sequence ATGTGCGGGATTGTTGGAATTCTCGGTAATCAAGATGTTGCTCCATTGCTGGTGGATGCCTTGAAACGGCTTGAATATCGCGGATATGATTCTGCTGGTGTTGCAACCGTCCATAAAGGTCAGCTCGGCCGTCGACGTGCTGCTGGCAAGTTGCGCAATCTGGAATTGTTGCTCGGGAACAATCCCTTGGCGGGCACCATTGGCATCGGCCATACCCGGTGGGCAACCCACGGCATTCCCAATGAAACCAATGCTCATCCGCATCAGGCCGGTGGTGTGGCGGCTGTTCATAACGGGATTATCGAGAATTTCCGGGAATTGCGTGAGGAACTGACCGCAAAAGGGCATGTTTTCGAGACCGAAACCGACACCGAGACGGTCGTCCATCTCATTCAGGATGAACTGAATAACGGCAAGGTGCCGGTTGATGCTGTCTCGGCGGTGCTCGGTTGCTTGGAAGGGGCTTTCTCGCTGGCGATCATTTTCTCGGGCGAAGAAGACCTGATGATCGGTGCCCGGCGTGGCTCGCCTCTGGCGGTTGGTCATGGAGAGGGTCAGATGTTCCTTGGGTCAGACGCCTTCGCGCTGGCGCCCTTTACCGACGAGATCACCTATCTGGAAGAAGGTGACTGGGTCGTTTTAAGTCGCACCACCATTTCAATCTTTGACGAGACCAACGAACTGGTTGAGCGCGTCTCCACCACGGCGCAGGCGTCGGCGAATATTGTCGACAAGGGCAATTACAAGCATTTCATGGAAAAGGAGATGCATGAACAGCCCGAAGTTATCCAGCATACTCTGGCTCATTATGTGGATTTCGCGTCTGGCACCGTGCGGCTGAATGGCAACCTGCCGTTTGATTTTGCCAAGCTCAACCGGATTGCCATGTCGGCCTGCGGCACGGCCTATTATGCCGGTGTTGTTGCCAAATACTGGTTTGAGCGTCTGGCGCGAATTCCGGTTGATATCGATGTTGCCTCGGAATTCCGTTATCGCGAAATGCCGATGGAGGAGGGAGGGCTGGCCCTGTTCATCTCCCAGTCCGGGGAAACAGCCGATACGCTGGCTTGCTTACGTTATTGTCGTTCGCAGAAACAGCATATTGCCGCCATCGTCAATGTGCAGGAAAGCACGATTGCGCGCGAGAGCGATGCAATCTTCCCCACCATTGCAGGGCCGGAAATCGGAGTCGCTTCGACCAAAGCCTTCACCTGTCAGCTGTCTGTGTTGCTAGCTCTGGCCATCATGGCCGGACGCGCAAGGGGGACCATTTCGGCTGACGAAGAGCAGGCCTATGTGAAGGCGCTCAGCGAATTGCCGAAATATATCCGTCAGGCTTTGAAAGCCTCAGACGATATCGAGGCTCTGGCCCATGATCTCACCAAGGTCAAGCATGTGCTCTATCTGGGGCGCGGCACCAACTTCCCGTTGGCAATGGAAGGGGCGCTGAAGCTGAAGGAAATTTCCTATATTCACGCCGAAGGCTATGCTGCGGGTGAATTGAAGCATGGCCCGATTGCCCTGATCGATGAAGCCATGCCGGTGGTTGTGATTGCACCTGATGATTCTTCCTATGAGAAGACCGTGTCGAACATGCAGGAAGTGGCGGCACGCGATGGGCGGATCATTCTGATCACCGATCAGGCCGGTGCGGACAAAAATGGGCTTGAAGATTGCCGCACGATTGTCATGCCAAGTGTGCCGGACATCATCGCGCCGATCGTTTTTGCACTGCCGGTGCAGTTGCTCGCCTATCATACGGCAAACTTCATGGGAACTGACGTTGACCAGCCGCGCAATCTGGCAAAATCAGTGACGGTGGAATAA
- a CDS encoding YbaN family protein translates to MEQLKRPFFMMIGLILTGIGIAGAFLPILPSTIFFIGAAYFFARCSPRLETWILTHPLFGPPVVAWQQHGAIPRKAKYLAFTGMALGFLSFFYFVQPGPWLLAGVSVFFVASALYVGTRPDGPKQDSGADV, encoded by the coding sequence ATGGAACAATTGAAACGCCCATTCTTCATGATGATCGGGCTGATCTTGACCGGCATCGGCATAGCCGGAGCGTTTCTTCCCATTCTGCCTTCAACAATCTTCTTCATCGGCGCGGCCTATTTCTTTGCCCGTTGTTCTCCACGCCTTGAAACATGGATTCTGACTCACCCCTTGTTCGGCCCGCCAGTCGTTGCCTGGCAACAACATGGCGCGATCCCGCGCAAAGCAAAATACCTCGCCTTCACGGGCATGGCCCTCGGCTTCCTGTCCTTTTTCTATTTCGTCCAGCCCGGGCCTTGGCTGCTGGCCGGCGTGAGCGTCTTTTTTGTCGCCAGCGCGCTGTATGTCGGCACGCGACCCGATGGACCCAAACAGGACAGTGGCGCAGATGTGTGA
- a CDS encoding DUF502 domain-containing protein has product MSKHSGEDKKDAPEHVRLSFGARIRNYFLTGLVIAAPISITLFITWSFIQWVDDTVKPYIPHFYNPDNYLPFSVPGVGLIFSLFILTILGFLTANFVGRSFLNYGEVMVGRMPLVRNIYNALKQIFETVLSQKGQTFTKAAVIEYPRRDLWALAFIATDTMGEVSHRLSDRTDSNDGFISVFLPTTPNPTSGFLLFVPREDVIILDMSVEDAAKLVISAGLVSPDFIAKHAAEDEQDKVVEKFGIKPPAIDNKDGADAPIMADGPVDDASEAKPSVDDTPSKPKSKRKKRKFSPVVGR; this is encoded by the coding sequence ATGTCCAAACATAGTGGCGAAGACAAGAAAGATGCTCCCGAACATGTTCGCTTGAGCTTTGGCGCACGGATTCGGAACTATTTCTTGACCGGCCTCGTCATTGCTGCGCCCATCAGTATCACCTTGTTCATCACCTGGTCCTTCATCCAGTGGGTGGATGATACGGTCAAACCTTACATCCCGCATTTTTACAACCCGGACAATTATCTGCCTTTTTCTGTGCCGGGTGTGGGGCTTATCTTCTCGTTGTTCATCCTGACCATTCTGGGTTTCCTGACAGCCAACTTTGTTGGCCGGTCATTCCTCAATTATGGTGAGGTGATGGTGGGGCGGATGCCGCTGGTGCGCAACATATACAATGCGCTTAAGCAGATTTTCGAAACCGTTCTCTCGCAGAAGGGCCAGACCTTCACAAAAGCTGCCGTGATCGAATATCCGCGTCGGGATCTGTGGGCCCTGGCCTTTATTGCGACCGATACGATGGGGGAAGTGTCTCATCGGTTGTCTGATCGCACGGACAGCAATGATGGTTTCATCTCGGTCTTCTTGCCAACGACACCGAACCCGACTTCCGGTTTTCTGCTGTTCGTGCCGCGAGAGGATGTGATCATCCTTGATATGAGCGTCGAAGATGCAGCCAAACTGGTTATTTCTGCGGGGCTGGTGAGCCCTGATTTTATCGCCAAACATGCCGCGGAGGATGAGCAGGACAAGGTTGTCGAGAAATTTGGCATCAAGCCACCGGCGATTGATAACAAGGATGGTGCCGACGCACCGATCATGGCTGACGGGCCAGTGGATGATGCATCAGAAGCGAAACCATCTGTCGATGACACGCCATCAAAACCAAAATCAAAGCGCAAGAAACGCAAATTCTCGCCGGTTGTGGGGCGGTGA